In the Acropora muricata isolate sample 2 chromosome 1, ASM3666990v1, whole genome shotgun sequence genome, one interval contains:
- the LOC136925871 gene encoding uncharacterized protein → MTANKLKLNKSKTDLIYLYSRHNLQTSLPSIQFGNDSIIPTEAVRNVGAIFDCTLSMVPQVNSLRKTASYHLRNIARIRHLLSKESTEILVHAFVFSKLDYCNALLYGLPQCVIKKLQLVQNSAARLITCSRKYDHTSPLLIQLHWLPITQRIWFKVLLLTFKAIHKLSPVSLQELISKYSPPRKLRSSDAMLLERHSYNLKTYGSRAFRVAAPEL, encoded by the coding sequence ATGACTGCTAATAAGCTTAAGTTAAACAAGAGTAAGACTGACCTGATTTATCTTTATTCAAGACATAATCTACAGACCTCTTTACCCAGCATCCAGTTTGGAAATGATAGTATCATCCCTACAGAAGCCGTTCGTAATGTTGGAGCTATATTTGATTGTACTTTAAGCATGGTTCCTCAAGTAAATTCCTTACGTAAAACAGCATCCTATCACCTGAGAAACATTGCTCGTATTCGACATCTTCTATCTAAAGAGTCAACTGAAATACTTGTACATGcctttgtcttttcaaaactgGATTACTGTAATGCCCTTCTCTATGGTCTTCCTCAATGTGTTATCAAAAAACTGCAATTGGTTCAAAACTCCGCTGCTAGACTGATTACCTGCTCCAGGAAATATGACCATACTTCTCCTCTCCTTATACAATTGCACTGGCTGCCTATTACTCAACGAATCTGGTTTAAGGTACTTCTCCTTACTTTCAAAGCTATTCACAAGTTATCACCTGTCTCTTTACAAGAACTCATCTCTAAATACAGCCCACCTCGCAAGCTCCGATCCTCTGATGCGATGTTACTTGAACGTCATTCTTACAATCTCAAGACCTATGGCTCAAGAGCGTTTAGAGTGGCAGCACCGGAACTATGA